The sequence below is a genomic window from Moorena sp. SIOASIH.
TGTTCTTCATGTTCGCGACGATGCTGATCGCGGTGCCAACCGGTGTGAAGATCTTCAACTGGATCGCAACCATGTGGCGCGGCGCAATGACCTTCGAGACGCCGATGCTTTTCTCGCTGGGCTTCGTATTCCTGTTCACGATTGGTGGCTTCTCGGGCCTGATGCTCGCGATCGCACCGGCTGACGTGCAATACCACGACACCTACTTCGTGGTGGCGCACTTCCACTACGTGCTAGTACCGGGCTCGATCTTCGCGATCATGGCCGGCGCTTATTACTGGCTGCCGAAGTGGACCGGACACATGTACAACGAGAAGGTCGGCAAACTGCATTTCTGGATGTCGACAATCTTCGTCAACATCACTTTCTTCCCGATGCACTTCTTAGGGCTGGCCGGCATGCCGCGCCGAATCCCGGACTACTCAACCCAGTTCGCTGACTTCAACCTGTGGGCCAGCATCGGTGCCATCGGTTTCGGTCTCTCGCAGCTAATCTTCGTTTACGTACTGCTAACGTCGAAGAAAGGCGAGAAAGCAACGGATCGCGTCTGGGAAGGCGCGCACGGTCTCGAGTGGACCGTCCCGTCGCCGGCACCGTGGCATACGTTCACCACGCCGCCGAAAAAGCGCATCGCCGACGAGTCGTTTGACTAGGTACTACTGAGTCGATGGAAGACCTGGATCGCAAGAA
It includes:
- a CDS encoding cbb3-type cytochrome c oxidase subunit I — encoded protein: FLSVPVKLRHLFFIFSFIFFLLFFFLFFLGHDSMVYAASCIAFLSFIVWAHHMFTVGMPFTGQLFFMFATMLIAVPTGVKIFNWIATMWRGAMTFETPMLFSLGFVFLFTIGGFSGLMLAIAPADVQYHDTYFVVAHFHYVLVPGSIFAIMAGAYYWLPKWTGHMYNEKVGKLHFWMSTIFVNITFFPMHFLGLAGMPRRIPDYSTQFADFNLWASIGAIGFGLSQLIFVYVLLTSKKGEKATDRVWEGAHGLEWTVPSPAPWHTFTTPPKKRIADESFD